A stretch of DNA from Vanrija pseudolonga chromosome 6, complete sequence:
CTTCCTCGACTCTTCGGTGATCCCCACCTCGCACGCCGTCTACCCCTGGTTTGCAGCTGTATACGCAGGTGCTATTGGTGCCTTGTACTGGTGTATCCTGGTCAATGGGTTTGTTGGATTCCAGCTTTACGAGGATGGCACGCCCATGAGCCTCTGGGTGAGTAACCTTGCATGGCTGGCAACTGGGTACTTTTCTTGAATGCTAACGCGACGACAGTCTCTTCGCTTGTCGTCATTGGTTATCTGGGCCATCTGCTTCATCGTTGCCATTGGCACGTTCAAGAGCACGGGTGGGCTGAGCAACAAGAACGCCATCGGCCTGTTCATCACCTACCTCGTCTTCCCTCTCATTGTCGCCGTCATATACATCGTCTCCCAGCTTATCCTCGTGATTCGCACGCTGGACGACCGTTGGGTCATTGGAGACATCCTTTTCGGTGTTGGCTTCTACGCCGTCGGCTGCATCCTTCTCTTCGCCTTCAGCATCAAGATCTGTGACGCTGTCTCGCACTACATCGATggcgtcttcttcttcacgCTGTGCATGCTCTTCACAGTCATGATGGTCTACAAGTACTGGGACTGTGCGTATCTTTCTCCAGTGATTTCGCTTTTGCTGACACTTGCTCTTAGCTATCACCAAGGAGGACCTTGAGTTCTCCGTCGGTTCCAAGAACGCTGTTTGGGAGGTCAAGGACCCTCTTCTTGCTGTGAGTGGACACGAACCTGGGTCAGAGTTTCCTGTCTGACGGCATTCAGCCTAACCCCGAGTACATGGAGGACGACACCCAGTCGGCCTTccgtggtgctggtggttCTCTCGTTGGTGGCTACGGTGGCAATGCCATGTACGGCAACTACCAGGGCTACTCGAAGTCATCGTCGTATGACCACGGACCAGAGTACAACTCTCACTACTAGGTCATTCCTCTGTAACGACACCCCGCTATACCCCCACGACAAGGCCACCTACGTGCCGCTAGACGGCCTTACTCACCCATGTATCTTAGAAAGAGTGATGGACAATGCACGCGATGACACACTGCCGTTATGAGTTGCCAACACCAAGTCCTTGTAGGAGGACTAGTGGATGGGATGATCCGGGCCATGTCGGCTGTATACCGGAGACTCATGGGCCCACGTTGCGCATCTCCGACACTTGCTGCATGGGTTCGGAGTGATTGCGGTGCGGCGGAGAGATGGGCTGGATGACTGTGCCTTGAATAAGTGGTCGGGAAGAAGGGCGAAAGGGTCATATCCGTCTGAGCCGGGGCCAAGAACAAGTATCGGCCCGATGATTTCCTGTGGCACTCACCCACTAAACCCGTCACGGACTTGAGAGTCTTTGATAAGTACACTCCTGTGAGCCAAACTGCCGACATTCAATCTTTGAGTGCCCTCTCATCTTTCTCAAGCGCACTATGGCTCCCCCGGTTACAGTTGGATGGTGTGGTCTCGGTGCCATGGGGTCAGGAATGGTCTCAGTGAGTGGTTCGAATGGACCTGCAAGTGCTGACCGGTCAGAGCCTCCTGGCGCAGAAGTTTACGGTCAAAGCCTATGACATTTACCAACCGTCGGTGGATGCGGTTGTTCAGAAAGGAGCTATTCCCTGTAGCGACCCCAGAGAAGCCGCTACGGATGTCGACGTCTTGGGCCTCATGGTGGTCAACGCCGCCCAAGTAGAAGACATTGCGAATAAGGTTTCAGACGGTACGGATTAGAAGTACTGGGAGCTAGACATAACTAACACCCCACCGTCAGTCCTCAAGCCGAACACCTCGGTCATCTGCTTCTCAACGGTCCCTCCAACCTTCCTCTCGACTCTGCAAACCCAGCTCGACAAAGCTGGGAGAGGCATCCAGGTATGCTTCAACACCGCGCTGGACAAGTATGGGGCTAATCAAGACAGCTGGTTGACGCCCCTGTTTCCGGAGGGTTTATTAGAGCCGCCGATGGTGAACTGAGCATCATGGCAGCCGGCGTAGACGAGGCCCTTAAGAAGACCGGCCCCGTTCTCGATGCTTTGACTCGCTCCCCTGGGAAGCTGGCTGTTGTTGGAACACAAGTCGGACAGGCAAGCGATTTCAAGCTCATTAACCAAGTACTTTGCGCGATCCATATCGCTGCTGCTTCGTGAGTTCTGCGAGGAAAGCCAGCATTGCCCTAACGTTCCAGCGAGGCCATGGCGCTGGCAGCCAATCTTGGCGTCAACCCTCGGAAGCTGTACAACGCGCTGAAGGACTCAAGCTTCATGTGTGAGTGTCCCCGTAGCCCAACAACCCGTCAGTTCAGGAGCTAATACTCGTTAAGTTGGGCATCGAGTGCCTTGGCAGCTGAGAGATGATGGCCTGCCGAAGTCAGCAATGACCATCATTTGCAAAGACGTCGGAATCGTCATGGACGAGGCCCGCCTGATCGGTTTCCCCGCCCCTCTGTCATCCACCTCAGAGCAGCTGTTTAGTGCAGCACTTGGTGCCGGTCTATCCAAAGATGACGATGCCAACTTGGTCAAGCTGTGGCAGAAGTTTGGGGGCAAGTCGGTTGTCGAATCTGGAACGAtcgatgaggaggaagccATTGCTCGAGCCGCAGTTGGTGGCGAAGAGCACATTGCAACAGTCTCAAAGTTGCTTTACGCCGTCCACACTGTCGCTGCGGCTGAGGCTTTGGCCTTTGCTCGACAGAAAAACATGAACCTTGAAGCTGTGTTCGACGTGGTGTCCACttcggccgcctcgtcgcagCCCTTGGTTGCCTTCAAGAACGAACTGTCATGGCCGAACGACTACTCGCCTAAGGCGGGCCAATTGTCTGTCCAAGCACTCCTCTCTCAGCTTGACCAAGTTCTTGTGGAGGCAAAGCGAACCTCGACACCCCTCTTCCTCACACAAGCAGCTTATCAGCAGCTGATTGTGGCGTCTAGAAAGGGATGGGGGGGCGAGGGAGCAAGCGTGGTTGGGAGGCTTTGGAGTCAGTAGGGAAGTATTAGACGCCTGTAGATTGTTCACAAGACCGCGATGTAGTAAGTGTCAACTCCAATGGGCCTTGCAGGAAAGGGGTGGTGCGGTTCCATGGCATGTAGACAGACATCCCCAGTCCTAGACCGCATGGTGGCCGAAACTCGCGACGAAAAGGCCTCAAAGTCACGTGAGACGTTTGATATTGATGCAGAGCTCGTTCCATCATCCACCAGGTTTTATAAAGCACAGAGAAATGGCCCCGGAATGAGCACTGGTTCCTTGAAGGCCTTGGAATGCCGAGCAGATGATAACACTGCTCAGATAGCCGGCTAGAATGGTGAGTGGAAGAGATTATCACGCGATCAAAAGGCCGCACCGACAACAAGTGCCTCAGGTACAGAGACCATATTTGATGCCGGTGCCTGATCGACGAAACCTCCACCACCAAAGTCCATCCAATCATGTCACCTCCACCGACATTCCCCAAACGAGCAGTCCAGCGAGtcaccgcggcgcgcgcggcaacccgacggcgcgtccaggcaggccgacgccgccgtgtgACCATTGTGTACAGTCACTACTGGAATACGCAGGCAAaggcagagagagagagagagagagacagcCCAAGGCCTTGTATAAATAAAGaccagcggcctcggcgccaagtTCTTCTTCACTCACCATCCAAAGTCTCACCATGTTTGTCCTCAAGGCTGTCCTCGCGTCGTCCGTtctcgcctcctcggcggttGCCCACTTCACCCTCGACTACCCTGTGCGTAACTTCGTCATGGCTTCATCGCCTAGAGGGAGGGAGATAACGAGAGTCGGCTACTAATTGCGCCCCAGCCCACTCGTGGattcgacgacgacaaggagccCCAGGTGAGCTATCGTCGGCTTTGAGCCTGTGATTCACCCGCTAATAAATCCCAGTTCTGCGGCGGCTTCAACACTGTCAGCAGTGTCCGTAACCCGTTCCCCTTGAACGGTGCTCCCGTGTGGATCGACTCGCACCACACTCTGGCCTCTGTTGCCACCTTTGTCTCGAACAAGACCTCCCCGTCCAACTTCTCAGACTTCACCAACGTCACCAACTACTTCCAGGTCAAGAATGGCGAGTACTGCTGGGGCATCGACTTTGAGGGCCTTGGCTTCACCAACGGCTCCGAGGTGACCGTGCAGATCCAGTACAACGGTGTAAGTTGGCTCGAGTCTGGCTTGCGAATCCATGTTGACGTTCCCCAGGGTGATGGCAACCTCTTCCAGTGcaccgacc
This window harbors:
- the CHS7 gene encoding Chitin synthase export chaperone; this translates as MSLNAAPFKFGSFDWVCERASLVVCPMLGSSTGIEPTCYARNVQLGSQIIFQPATCFVHIAALAMTIIMLFHVRSKYTAIGRKEIVLFFYIYMFVELLAIFLDSSVIPTSHAVYPWFAAVYAGAIGALYWCILVNGFVGFQLYEDGTPMSLWSLRLSSLVIWAICFIVAIGTFKSTGGLSNKNAIGLFITYLVFPLIVAVIYIVSQLILVIRTLDDRWVIGDILFGVGFYAVGCILLFAFSIKICDAVSHYIDGVFFFTLCMLFTVMMVYKYWDSITKEDLEFSVGSKNAVWEVKDPLLAPNPEYMEDDTQSAFRGAGGSLVGGYGGNAMYGNYQGYSKSSSYDHGPEYNSHY
- the ltnD_1 gene encoding L-threonate dehydrogenase, with the translated sequence MAPPVTVGWCGLGAMGSGMVSSLLAQKFTVKAYDIYQPSVDAVVQKGAIPCSDPREAATDVDVLGLMVVNAAQVEDIANKVSDVLKPNTSVICFSTVPPTFLSTLQTQLDKAGRGIQLVDAPVSGGFIRAADGELSIMAAGVDEALKKTGPVLDALTRSPGKLAVVGTQVGQASDFKLINQVLCAIHIAAASEAMALAANLGVNPRKLYNALKDSSFMFGHRVPWQLRDDGLPKSAMTIICKDVGIVMDEARLIGFPAPLSSTSEQLFSAALGAGLSKDDDANLVKLWQKFGGKSVVESGTIDEEEAIARAAVGGEEHIATVSKLLYAVHTVAAAEALAFARQKNMNLEAVFDVVSTSAASSQPLVAFKNELSWPNDYSPKAGQLSVQALLSQLDQVLVEAKRTSTPLFLTQAAYQQLIVASRKGWGGEGASVVGRLWSQ
- the AFUA_6G02800 gene encoding putative protein produces the protein MFVLKAVLASSVLASSAVAHFTLDYPPTRGFDDDKEPQFCGGFNTVSSVRNPFPLNGAPVWIDSHHTLASVATFVSNKTSPSNFSDFTNVTNYFQVKNGEYCWGIDFEGLGFTNGSEVTVQIQYNGGDGNLFQCTDLVLLSDYTIPTNRTCATDASVTAVNISATVPVPSAAPASTSAPGASGSHSGSAGASAAPTSSSKPSGELIAKPINLAAAAVGVLALGWVAL